From the genome of Brassica napus cultivar Da-Ae chromosome A2 unlocalized genomic scaffold, Da-Ae chrA02_Random_11, whole genome shotgun sequence:
TATGAATCCTTTAGAACATTACTTACTTGTGCTGGGCGGCTGGCGATAGCAGAGAGACACTCGAGGAAATGTTGGGGTTTTGAGATCATCAATCATGGATTGGTCTTGGATCGTCCCCGGAGGCGCCGAGCTCCAGACTCCACGATAAGCTCTGTGAAATGTGAATCGACGATTGTTTGTTTGGTTCTTGCGTGTTGGGAAAATATGAGGTTATGACGTTATTTTAACTGGATATAGTTCACACGATGCGTTACGTTTGTAGCAATAACTTATGTTATGACATATACTCTGTGAGATAGAATCgtacaaatatattatatagtctGACATATCTAGCAATAACTTATGTTATGACATATACTCTGTTGAGGTTGTACTTTATGCGTTTCAGTAATGTGAAAATTGTTTAGAAAATGTattcaatatttacatttttttagtcGGCCATTCAATATTTACATAAACCTTTAGAACATTGGAGGTAGAATGTGAATTCATGTTGGTCCAATCTAATAACGGACAAAAACACATGTAGATAATTTGACATTCGCGATTGGAtgaataaaatctaaaacataacaaaaacgTGCGTATTTTGATCTAGTCTGGTTTTAGTTAACCAAAGTTATACGATCTTGTCTGATCTCGTTAACCCCAGCAACCTAATGAAATCCATTTTATCAAAAactaacatattttaatttggtttactTTCGTGACGGTTATAAAATGAAACTAGACTTATGTTTGCATGCGAACATACACACGTAagtttgttacacatacataaGTGATGATGATGTCCGGCAGAATTGTAAACATCGCAAAACAGATATAAACAGCTAATGCAAGTATCGTAATTGATACTCATTctgttttaaaaatagtttcatgcgtatttatttttattttttaatttttaattacaaatatattatttttatgattaactatttttataatttataattaattaaactttAATAAGTAGAGTTATAACGTTGTAAAGAGTTACTCCCTTAGTTTCAGTTTAATTGTCATTGTATagtaaaaattttgtttcaatgCCGGTTTAtgatttcaatacaaatttattgatttttatttcagtttatttttctattggttttacttagaaatatataaaattaaatattttgttaatctGTGTGTCTAAGTACAaaacgacaattaaaatgaaaccaGAGTTAGTATaacctaataaaaatacataaaaaatatatttaacaaaatgAAAAGAGTACGTAGCAATACATAGTTTATAGTATTAATCACACTGGAAAACATCATTATCAAAGTTAactaattgatttttaaaaaatattattacaagcATCAGGGGTGGACCAGCATCGGACTTTTCCCGCAGACATCGCCATTAGCGAGAGTGATAATTGCGATTTACCAAACAAAAGTCTATACAGAACACAAAATCGAAAAGACAAAGCTTTATCCTTTTCTTGTTTGTTCTCTTTGGTTCTGTTCCAATCTTTCGAGCTGCCAAGTCTtcctttccttttctttttgggATTGTCTTCTCCGGTACGAGGTTTGTGGATCCATCGTTCTTTCCCTTTTGCCCTTGTCTTAATCTCACTTGTTCTTGAGCTAATTGGTCATTAAATCGTTCTCAGAAACTGAGCAGTTCGTGTTCTAGTGAAAGCTCTTAACTTTTTTAGCTACTTCTATTGAATTTAGAAACTCTTTTGATTCATAGTCAACGAGGAATTGCTATTAAGCATCAGATCCATTCAAAGTAAgaaactttttgttttattttgttctgTAGATGGACCAAACCAAATTCACTAGATAACATGTTCACTTTCCAGAAGATGGCTTTGACTTTAACCGTTTTGATTCTCGCCTGCTTATTGTCATTAGTCTCACCAGACGCTCAAGGTGATGATTGGTTACTTGTCTTTATCTCATTGAGAGAGATCTTGTATTTAATTGAAGTAAGTATGTTTACAGGGGATGCGTTATTTGCGCTGAGGATGTCCTTACGCGCATTGCCTAATCAGCTTAGTGACTGGAACCAGAACCAAGTGAACCCTTGCACTTGGTCTCAAGTCATTTGCGATGACAAAAACTTTGTCACTTCTCTGTAAGTTGGATTCTATAGTGTCACTCACTCTCCAAGcaagttatttatttatttatttatttgcagTACCTTGTCAGACATGAACTTCAATGGAACTTTATCTTCAAGAATAGGAATCCTCGGAACACTCAAGACTCTGTAAGTTTTTAACTTAGCGTAACACATCCTACAAACAGATTCTGTCCTAAGCGTTTTTGCTGTTATTTCTTTTAGTACGTTGAAGGGGAATGGAATAGCGGGTGGAATACCGGAAGAGTTTGGAAACTTGACTAGCTTGACTAGTTTGGATTTGGAGGATAATGAGCTGAGTGGGTTTATACCGTCCACTCTTGGTAATCTCAAGAAGCTTCAGTTCTTGTAAGTAAGCTTTTTGCCTTCCAGTGCTGCACATTGTTGTATAGAGAGGGAGCATGTGTCTTTTTATTCATTGTGTATTTGGCTAAGCAGGACGTTGAGTAGGAATAATCTTAATGGGACTATCCCTGTGTCACTCACTGGTCTTCCAAACCTGATAAATCTGTAAGTTACTGTTCTCTCTGTTTCTATGCTTCCCATCTTTTTAAAAGCATTCTTTGTCTTAATCACATTGTTTTGCAGTCTGCTTGATTCCAATCATCTCAGTGGCCAGATTCCTCAAACTCTATTTGAGATCCCAAAATACAAGTATGTTCCACTACTTTAAAGatgaatctgttttttttttttttcacttcgTTTGGCAgtgatttttcaaattttagtcaaatttaaccgaaaaccaaaacgtcagtagaaaattttgaaaccgaactaaccgaaaaccgaatcaaatttctttttggttCACTTTGGTGAGAGTACGACGGACCTGAACTAACCGAATTGCGAACTAACCCACATGCCTAATTTTAGCAGTAATCTGATATGGTTTTTATCAACTGTAGTTTCACAGGAAACAACTTGAATTGTGGTGTTGGTCAACCTCATTCTTGTGTATCTGAGGTTGCTCGTTCAGGTAGCTACATTACTTTGGGATTGGTTGagccatattttattttattttattttatttctgctGATGGCGCTTGTCTGTGGTGAATAGGTGATTCAAGCAAGCCAAAAACTGGCATTATTGCAGGAGTTGTTGCCGGAGTTACAGTCATACTCTTTGGAATCTTGGTGTTTTTGTTCTGCAGGGATAGGCATAAAGGATACAAACGTGACGTGTTCGTCGATGTTGCAGGTCTGTCATATacttaatgttcaaaaaataacCAGACGGTAACTAGTTGAGACTAGCTAGGCAAATTATTCGAAGTGGTTAacgaattattgatttattttatatttatataaaatattttagtttttaggtttaattataaaattatttttacgaattatcaaaattagatatacaaaacaaagGAAACGTAATTATGTGGATTTATCGAACATTATTACTTAATCTAAcaatttaaactaattaaaatcaatttaaactgATTTAGAACAATTTAAACCGGTTTAGAATGgtttaagaaaatcattttgTCTAGGATTAATTTGtcgcctagaccgattttttttagaatcatgCATATACCTATTTGATGATAAATAGTGTGAAATAAAGAGGCTAAAATCTTCAAACTTTATCTCTTAGGTGAAGTGGACAGGAGAATAGCATTTGGACAGCTAAAAAGATTTGCATGGAGAGAGCTCCAACTAGCCACAGACAACTTCAGCGAAAAGAACGTGCTCGGCCAAGGCGGCTTCGGGAAAGTCTACAAAGGAGTGCTTCCAGACAACACCAAAGTCGCTGTCAAAAGACTCACAGACTTCGAATCTCCCGGTGGAGACGCTGCTTTCCAGCGAGAAGTCGAGATGATAAGCGTAGCCGTCCACAAGAACCTCCTCCGCCTCATAGGTTTCTGCACCACTCAAACGGAACGCCTCTTGGTTTACCCCTTCATGCAGAACCTCAGCCTCGCGCACCGTCTCAGAGAGATCAAGGCGGGGGACCCGGTTCTTGACTGGGAGACTAGGAAACGCATTGCGTTAGGAGCGGCGCGTGGGTTTGAGTATCTTCACGAGCATTGCAACCCTAAGATCATACATAGAGACGTGAAGGCTGCTAACGTGTTGCTGGATGAGGATTTTGAGGCCGTGGTTGGTGATTTTGGGTTGGCTAAGTTGGTTGATGTTAGGAGGACTAATGTGACTACTCAGGTTAGAGGAACAATGGGTCACATTGCTCCGGAGTATCTATCTACAGGGAAGTCATCGGAGAGGACCGATGTTTTCGGGTATGGGATCATGCTTCTTGAGCTTGTGACAGGACAAAGAGCTATAGATTTTTCACGtttggaggaagaagatgatgtcttGTTGCTTGACCACgtatgtaattttattttatttattttttgtaacacaattaaccttttatttactattataatcttttttttttttggttttggacaGGTGAAGAAGCTGGAAAGGGAGAAGAGGTTGGGAGCTATTGTGGATAAGAACTTGGATGGAGATTATGTGAAAGAAGAAGTGGAGATGATGATACAAGTGGCTTTGCTTTGTACGCAAGGCTCACCGGAAGATAGACCGGTGATGTCTGAAGTTGTGAGGATGCTGGAAGGAGAAGGTCTTGCGGAGAGGTGGGAAGAGTGGCAAAACGTGGAGGTCACGAGACGTCACGAGTTCGAGAGGATGCAGAGGAGGTTTGATTGGGGTGAGGATTCTATGAATAACCAAGATGCTATTGAACTATCAGGTGGGAGATGACCAAACATCAAATCTTGATTTTACTGTAAAGTTTTTTGTTTCAAACATTTCAGTAATGTCAAGTGTGTACATGTTTTGTTTTCATGGGCTATCTTTGACTTGGATACTGTGTAAGAGAATTGGGCACTACAATGTTTGATTGTTACCTCTTTTGAATagttttattttgacttttctCGTTGACTCCAACCTTGGAGTAGTCGTGCATAATAATGTCACTTGAGATTTGTCACACTAGTCTTGTATATCTAATGCGATTTCTCTTTCCGTTATAGGCGTGggtttgaatattataaataaatattttgactcATCGAGAATATACTTGACTACGTAATACGTATCCTATCATGGCTAATCAAAATAAATCTGATTTAAATATCCAAAATGTTTAGATAAAACATAGATACAAACCAGTTGACAAAGAAAATGGATACTAACATGTATTTGTCGGGTCACTCGATCTTTGGCGAAAGAAGTCAAATTATATA
Proteins encoded in this window:
- the LOC125593944 gene encoding probable LRR receptor-like serine/threonine-protein kinase At5g10290 — protein: MFTFQKMALTLTVLILACLLSLVSPDAQGDALFALRMSLRALPNQLSDWNQNQVNPCTWSQVICDDKNFVTSLTLSDMNFNGTLSSRIGILGTLKTLTLKGNGIAGGIPEEFGNLTSLTSLDLEDNELSGFIPSTLGNLKKLQFLTLSRNNLNGTIPVSLTGLPNLINLLLDSNHLSGQIPQTLFEIPKYNFTGNNLNCGVGQPHSCVSEVARSGDSSKPKTGIIAGVVAGVTVILFGILVFLFCRDRHKGYKRDVFVDVAGEVDRRIAFGQLKRFAWRELQLATDNFSEKNVLGQGGFGKVYKGVLPDNTKVAVKRLTDFESPGGDAAFQREVEMISVAVHKNLLRLIGFCTTQTERLLVYPFMQNLSLAHRLREIKAGDPVLDWETRKRIALGAARGFEYLHEHCNPKIIHRDVKAANVLLDEDFEAVVGDFGLAKLVDVRRTNVTTQVRGTMGHIAPEYLSTGKSSERTDVFGYGIMLLELVTGQRAIDFSRLEEEDDVLLLDHVKKLEREKRLGAIVDKNLDGDYVKEEVEMMIQVALLCTQGSPEDRPVMSEVVRMLEGEGLAERWEEWQNVEVTRRHEFERMQRRFDWGEDSMNNQDAIELSGGR